One genomic window of Clostridioides sp. ES-S-0054-01 includes the following:
- a CDS encoding glycerate kinase, producing MKVLISIDSLKGSLSSIEAANAIKRGILKVKKDAEVKILPLADGGEGTVDALVQGMNGEKETIEVTGPIIEKVNATYGLLKDTNTAIIEIAQASGLTLVPTELRNPLYTTTYGVGEIIKEAINKGYRNFIIGIGGSATNDAGVGMLQALGFEFYDSNNNLVKLGGKVLNEIRHIKVGNRLKELDECNFKIACDVNNPLFGKNGAAYIYGSQKGATLEIIEELDNGLRNFSKVVENCLNKDIANVEGVGAAGGLGFAFLAFLNSKLEPGIKIILEEIKLEEELKDVDFVITGEGRLDNQTAMGKAPIGVAKLAKKYGVKVIGLAGATTEDAVKCNEEGIDAYFSIVNRAMTIEEAMDKETASGNMTATTIQIFNLITSVQQSKNRSY from the coding sequence ATGAAAGTATTAATTTCTATAGATTCCTTGAAAGGAAGCTTATCTTCAATAGAGGCAGCAAATGCAATAAAAAGAGGAATATTAAAAGTTAAAAAAGATGCAGAAGTAAAGATATTACCACTTGCAGATGGTGGAGAAGGAACAGTAGATGCTTTAGTGCAAGGAATGAATGGTGAAAAAGAAACTATAGAAGTTACTGGACCAATAATTGAGAAAGTAAATGCTACATATGGATTATTAAAAGATACAAATACAGCAATAATAGAAATAGCTCAAGCATCAGGACTAACATTAGTTCCAACTGAACTTAGAAATCCTTTATACACTACGACTTATGGTGTTGGAGAAATAATAAAAGAAGCAATAAATAAAGGATATAGAAATTTTATAATTGGAATAGGTGGAAGTGCTACCAATGATGCTGGAGTAGGTATGCTTCAAGCTCTAGGGTTTGAATTTTATGATTCAAATAACAACTTAGTAAAGCTGGGAGGAAAAGTTTTAAATGAAATAAGACACATAAAAGTAGGTAATAGATTAAAAGAATTAGATGAATGTAACTTTAAAATCGCTTGCGATGTAAATAATCCACTGTTTGGAAAAAATGGAGCTGCATACATATATGGGTCTCAAAAAGGTGCAACATTAGAAATAATTGAGGAGTTAGATAATGGTCTTAGAAATTTTTCTAAAGTAGTCGAAAATTGTTTAAATAAAGATATAGCTAATGTAGAAGGGGTAGGAGCAGCAGGAGGATTAGGTTTTGCGTTTTTGGCATTTTTAAACTCAAAATTAGAACCTGGAATAAAAATAATATTAGAAGAAATTAAATTAGAGGAAGAGTTAAAAGATGTAGACTTTGTTATAACTGGCGAAGGTAGATTGGATAATCAAACTGCCATGGGCAAAGCACCAATAGGAGTTGCAAAACTGGCAAAAAAATATGGCGTAAAAGTAATAGGTTTGGCTGGAGCAACAACAGAAGATGCAGTTAAGTGTAATGAAGAGGGGATAGATGCTTATTTTTCTATAGTAAATAGAGCTATGACAATAGAAGAAGCAATGGATAAAGAAACTGCCAGTGGTAATATGACTGCCACAACCATACAAATATTTAATCTTATAACTAGTGTACAACAATCAAAAAATAGGTCATATTAA
- the mngB gene encoding mannosylglycerate hydrolase, with product MKKNVHIVPHMHWDREWYFSTEESRILLVNNMEEIMDMLENNHNYPYYVMDGQTAILEDYLAVKPEYKDRIKKLVQEGKLIIGPWYTQTDEMVVGGESILRNLLYGIKDCDEFGEYMKIGYLPDSFGQSAQMPQILNGFDIKYSMFWRGCSERKGTNKTEFNWKSDDGSSVLAQILPLGYAIGKYLPMDEYELRTRMDKYLPVLDKGATTDHIILPNGHDQMPIQENIFEVICKLKECYPEREFFLSRYENIFKELEKNEDIDTLKGEFLDGKYMRVHRSIFSTRMDIKAANARIESKITNILEPLASIAYSLGFEYHHGLIELIWKEIMKNHAHDSIGCCCSDKVHQEIMNRFFLAEEKVDQLIIFYKRKIADAMSCEMALDKLVAFNLMPYDRNETVSAQVITKMKAFEIFDRDNNKLDFEVIHKEEIDAGLIDRQIVHYGNYDPFMAYTINFKDEIPAMGYKAYMIKEVDHMPEKAYEVCDMVDNDFYTIQVNKNGTLKIFDKKLNKTFENVLLMENGGDEGDEYDFSPLPNEKLIFNDNLVANHTIKKNRFNNEIKINYRLKVPKDIQARKNNIVDSFIDFDIIINVPNDKAIIDVVFNMNNQARDCRVRTYIPTNIAAKFSVSDNQFGHIKRNVYDDAMEVWQQEGWSERPDSIYPMLTFVGLSDEEHGVAVLTNSTREFEIVGEKFDTIAVTLFRSVGFLGKEEMVRRPGRPSGIKLPTPDSQMIGNIKIDLAIVTHEKSTIEANVANMAKEYLTKIQTYNKMPYNAMKLNQSGIEVDYSYSLFKETNKELVLSVVKKAEKEDALVVRLYNTKEETKSANIVFNKNIKIAKQVNLNEKELEFLSIDKNSVSVECTMNQVKTILVK from the coding sequence ATGAAAAAAAATGTACACATAGTTCCTCATATGCATTGGGACAGAGAGTGGTACTTCTCAACCGAGGAATCTAGAATATTACTTGTAAATAATATGGAAGAAATCATGGATATGTTAGAAAATAATCATAACTATCCATATTATGTGATGGACGGTCAAACTGCTATATTGGAAGATTATCTAGCAGTTAAACCTGAATATAAGGATAGAATAAAAAAATTGGTTCAAGAAGGAAAGTTAATAATAGGTCCTTGGTATACTCAAACTGATGAAATGGTAGTTGGTGGAGAGTCAATACTTAGAAATTTATTGTATGGAATAAAAGACTGTGATGAATTTGGAGAATACATGAAAATAGGATATTTGCCAGATTCATTTGGGCAAAGTGCTCAAATGCCACAAATACTAAATGGTTTTGATATAAAATACTCAATGTTTTGGAGAGGATGTTCTGAAAGAAAAGGAACTAATAAAACAGAATTCAACTGGAAGAGTGATGATGGGTCTTCTGTTTTGGCTCAAATACTTCCATTAGGTTATGCAATAGGGAAATATCTACCAATGGATGAATACGAGTTAAGAACAAGAATGGATAAATACTTACCAGTCCTTGATAAAGGAGCAACTACAGACCATATAATACTTCCAAATGGGCATGACCAAATGCCAATTCAAGAGAATATATTTGAAGTTATATGCAAATTAAAAGAATGTTATCCAGAGAGAGAATTTTTCTTAAGTAGATATGAAAATATATTTAAAGAACTAGAAAAAAACGAAGACATAGATACACTAAAAGGGGAATTTCTAGATGGGAAATATATGAGGGTGCATAGAAGTATATTCTCAACAAGAATGGATATAAAAGCAGCAAATGCTAGAATAGAATCAAAGATAACTAATATTTTAGAACCATTAGCTTCTATTGCATATTCTCTAGGTTTTGAATATCACCATGGATTAATAGAGTTAATTTGGAAAGAAATAATGAAAAATCATGCTCATGACAGTATTGGATGTTGTTGTTCAGATAAAGTTCACCAAGAAATAATGAATAGATTTTTCTTAGCTGAGGAAAAAGTAGACCAATTAATAATATTTTACAAGAGAAAAATAGCTGATGCTATGAGTTGTGAAATGGCTTTAGACAAGTTAGTAGCATTTAACTTAATGCCTTATGATAGAAATGAAACAGTAAGTGCCCAAGTTATAACTAAGATGAAAGCATTTGAAATATTTGATAGAGACAATAATAAGTTGGATTTTGAAGTGATACACAAAGAAGAAATAGATGCAGGATTAATAGACCGTCAAATAGTTCACTATGGAAACTATGACCCATTTATGGCATATACAATAAATTTTAAAGATGAAATACCTGCAATGGGGTATAAGGCATATATGATAAAAGAAGTTGACCATATGCCAGAAAAAGCTTACGAAGTATGTGATATGGTAGACAATGACTTTTATACTATTCAAGTCAATAAAAATGGAACATTAAAGATATTTGATAAAAAATTAAACAAAACTTTTGAGAATGTATTATTGATGGAAAATGGAGGAGATGAAGGAGACGAGTATGATTTTTCACCACTTCCAAATGAGAAATTAATATTTAACGATAATTTAGTAGCAAACCATACTATAAAGAAGAATAGATTTAATAATGAGATAAAGATAAATTATAGGTTAAAAGTACCAAAAGATATACAAGCTAGAAAAAATAATATAGTAGACTCATTTATTGACTTTGATATAATTATAAATGTTCCAAATGATAAAGCCATAATAGATGTAGTATTCAATATGAATAACCAAGCAAGAGATTGTAGAGTTAGAACTTATATACCAACGAATATAGCAGCAAAGTTTTCTGTATCTGATAATCAGTTTGGGCATATAAAGAGAAATGTGTATGATGATGCTATGGAAGTTTGGCAACAGGAAGGATGGAGTGAAAGACCAGATTCTATATATCCAATGCTAACATTCGTTGGATTATCTGATGAAGAGCATGGAGTAGCTGTTCTTACAAACAGTACAAGAGAGTTTGAAATAGTAGGAGAAAAATTTGATACGATAGCTGTAACTCTATTTAGAAGTGTAGGATTCCTAGGTAAAGAAGAAATGGTAAGACGTCCAGGTCGTCCATCAGGAATAAAGTTACCTACTCCAGATTCTCAAATGATAGGAAATATAAAAATAGACTTAGCAATAGTTACTCATGAAAAATCTACGATAGAAGCAAATGTTGCAAACATGGCTAAAGAATATCTAACAAAAATACAAACTTACAATAAAATGCCATATAATGCTATGAAATTGAATCAATCAGGAATAGAAGTGGATTATTCATATAGTTTATTCAAAGAAACTAATAAGGAACTTGTGTTAAGTGTTGTGAAAAAGGCTGAAAAAGAAGATGCATTAGTAGTTAGACTATACAATACTAAAGAAGAAACAAAATCAGCTAACATAGTATTTAACAAAAATATTAAAATAGCTAAACAGGTTAACTTAAATGAAAAGGAATTAGAATTTTTATCAATAGATAAGAATTCTGTAAGTGTAGAGTGTACAATGAACCAAGTTAAAACTATATTAGTTAAGTAA